The genomic interval TGATCGGCGTGCTGCTGATCGGCCTCGGGCATTCCTGGCGGGCCAGCGCACCACCGAATTCGCTGGGCTGGTTGCTGGTCGTGCTCTACGTGACCTACGGAGCCCAACTCGTCGGCCAGAATTTCTCCGGTCAACTCCTGGGCTCTTTCCTCGGCGGACTGGCCGCGGTCCCGGCCGCCTACTTCGTGCAGCGGCGCAAGAACGCCCCGCCTTCGCAGGTCGCGTTCCTGCCCGCGTTCTGGATGCTGGTGCCGGGCGGGATCGGGCTCACCGGCGTCTCCAACCTTGTCGGCCAAGGGAACTCGGGTGGGCTGCACGTCATCGCCTCGGCGCTGCTCACCGTGCTGTCCATCGCCCTGGGCGTGATGGTGGGTTCGGGACTCGTCGGTGACCAGCGGCCGCGGATCAGCACGCTGCTGGATACGATCCTGCCGGCTGATCGCCGGAGTGCGGCCGCCCGGGACGAGAAGCAAAAGTAAAGCGGCCCAGACGGATGTCCGGGCCGCTGCACAGCTTTCAACACAATCACGCGGTCGCCGCGTGCACCTCGCCCGCTTCGTCGACAGTGCCGACGAGTTCGGTGAATCGGGCGATCACCTTTTCGTGGTACATCCCGAACAGGTCCTCGAACAGTGCCAGCTGCGCCTCCGAGGGGCCCGACCCGGATTCCCACACCGCGATCAGCGCCCGCCAGACCAGCACATGCAGATCGGCGGCGCCGGCGAAGTAGGCCTCGATGGCATTCGGCACTTCGAGCACCATGTCGCCGATGGAATTGAGAATGGCGCGCTGCATGCTCGATCCGATACTGATCAGCAGGTTACGCACCAGCGTGAGCTCGATATCGAGGATCCGGTAGAAATCCGGAACCTCTTGCCGCGCCAGCGCTTCCATCTCGTCGACGGCGGATTTCAATTCCGCCGTATCGATCTCCTGCGCGCTGCCGGTGTACGCGAGCAGCGCCTCCATCACGATCCCGCGTTCGACCTCCACCATGTCGCGGAACATATCGATCGCGACCTCGGGACTGGAAAAACGAAACAGATGCCGGTACACATCGATGCCGCCCGCCTCCCGGACGTCACGAATGGTAAACCCCTTGCCCCGGCGTGCTTCGACGAAACCGTAGGACTCCAGCCGCCCGAGGGTCAGCTGCGCGGTCGCGCGGTTCATCTGGAATTCCTCGGCGACCTGGCGGACCGAGGGCATCAAATCCCCTGGCTGATATTCCCCTGCGGCAACCCGGCGCGCCAATTCGTCGGCAACGTCGGCGACTACCGTTTGGGATCCCATCGATGCCACCTCTCAAGTCTGTGCCAATTACGTCCCAGACAGTCTAGGCCCTCTTGTGTCGCACCGCACCTGCGGTAACACTGGTCGGCGCAGAGTGTGAGGTGATTCATGACTGGGCTGGGTTCTGGGAAGAAACCGCCGGTACGGAGGTCGGTGCGCAACGCCAAACTGGCGGCGCTGCCGGTGGCGTACGCGGGGCGGCAGGCCGCGGGTGTCGGCAAGCGGGTGCTCGGCC from Nocardia goodfellowii carries:
- a CDS encoding FadR/GntR family transcriptional regulator: MGSQTVVADVADELARRVAAGEYQPGDLMPSVRQVAEEFQMNRATAQLTLGRLESYGFVEARRGKGFTIRDVREAGGIDVYRHLFRFSSPEVAIDMFRDMVEVERGIVMEALLAYTGSAQEIDTAELKSAVDEMEALARQEVPDFYRILDIELTLVRNLLISIGSSMQRAILNSIGDMVLEVPNAIEAYFAGAADLHVLVWRALIAVWESGSGPSEAQLALFEDLFGMYHEKVIARFTELVGTVDEAGEVHAATA